The Patescibacteria group bacterium DNA segment CGGCAAAATCAAGATTAATAATTCCAGGATAAATAATCAAGTCGGAAATTCCCTGGACCGCTTGCCTTAAAACATCATCCACAATTCCAAAAGCATTTAAGAGAGAAACTTTTTTATCAATAATATTTAAAAGACGGTCATTGGGAATAACAATAATGGTATCAACTTTCTGTTTTAATTCCGCCAATCCTTCTTCGGCAATTCTTGCTCTCTGGGAGCCCTCGAAAGAAAACGGCTTGGTTACTACTGCCACGGTCAAAGCGCCGGTTTCCTTGGCTAATTCTGCTACAATCGGCGATGCTCCTGTGCCTGTGCCTCCGCCCATACCACAAGTAATAAAAACCATATCCGAACCGCGCAAGGCCTGTTGAAGCTCTTCCTTATTTTCTTCTGCTGCTTTCTTGCCGATTTCCGAATTCATGCCTGCGCCCATGCCTTTGGTAAGCACCTTGCCAATATGAATTTTCTGCTGAGCCTTATTATTATGAAGTGCCTGCACATCTGTATTAACGGCAATAAAATCAACGCCCTTAATTCCACAGGACATCATACGGCTAATGGCATTATGGCCACTTCCGCCCACGCCCACGACTTTAATGCGGGCAAATGTTTCAATTTCTGGTTTAATTTGAGGCATATATTTGCGAAAC contains these protein-coding regions:
- the ftsZ gene encoding cell division protein FtsZ, which encodes MPQIKPEIETFARIKVVGVGGSGHNAISRMMSCGIKGVDFIAVNTDVQALHNNKAQQKIHIGKVLTKGMGAGMNSEIGKKAAEENKEELQQALRGSDMVFITCGMGGGTGTGASPIVAELAKETGALTVAVVTKPFSFEGSQRARIAEEGLAELKQKVDTIIVIPNDRLLNIIDKKVSLLNAFGIVDDVLRQAVQGISDLIIYPGIINLDFADIKTIMENSGPAIMGIGRASGEDRAIEAAKTAISSPLLEFSIEGAKGVLFNITGNSDLGMIEISEAAKTITESVDRDAKVIFGAVLDEKMKKGEIKITVIATGFSNVGNGKYNSNQLVLEPEIISSLTTEVEKKKTKKEEKKDESITTYKSPLGGDDDDEWDIPTFIRKKK